One window of Sphingobacteriales bacterium genomic DNA carries:
- the atpE gene encoding ATP synthase F0 subunit C, protein MELLGLILLQAAGVTGKIAALGGGIGAGLAALGAGVGVGRIGGSAVEAIARQPEAVGDIRANMILAAALVEGVALFAVVVCLLTLFF, encoded by the coding sequence ATGGAACTTTTAGGACTTATTTTACTTCAAGCCGCCGGCGTTACCGGTAAAATTGCCGCTTTAGGTGGTGGTATCGGTGCAGGTTTGGCAGCCTTAGGTGCCGGTGTTGGTGTAGGCCGCATCGGTGGAAGCGCAGTTGAAGCAATTGCACGTCAGCCCGAAGCTGTTGGTGATATTCGCGCCAACATGATTTTGGCTGCAGCTTTGGTCGAAGGGGTAGCGCTCTTTGCCGTAGTTGTTTGCTTGCTAACACTTTTCTTCTAA
- the atpB gene encoding F0F1 ATP synthase subunit A, translated as MGNNILAGRVVKFFIIALIIVFKGLILQAQTHDHSHDGHDHSQHDHSHEGHDHSHGTTPAGTNAPTPAGHPATLAADGHHEGEQKLDVGKLIIGHVTDANEFHVAGKFAIPLPCIVYNKHQGFEIFMSNVFHHGHNSYNGYVLDHGVLKYVDDPNFPKTGSNEINAIHDGKVSYRGVEFTASRASFYDFSITKVVFTMMLAVGLMLWLFIGIARSYKTNMVPKGLQSFFEPIIIFIRDEVAKPNLGHKYEKYMPYLLTVFFFIWISNMIGLIPFFPGSGNVMGNIAVTATLALFTFILTNTAGNKHYWGHIFNPPGTPFPINLIIILIEFLSVFIKPFALMIRLFANITAGHIIILSLVSIIFIFAEFAGNAAGFGVSIFASLFILFMNALELLVAALQAYIFTMLSAVFIGQAIEEPHHH; from the coding sequence GTGGGAAATAATATTTTGGCCGGACGAGTGGTAAAATTTTTCATTATTGCGCTAATTATTGTCTTTAAAGGCTTGATTTTGCAAGCCCAGACGCACGACCATAGTCATGACGGACATGACCACAGCCAACACGACCATAGCCACGAAGGGCACGACCACAGCCATGGCACGACCCCTGCCGGCACCAACGCCCCCACCCCTGCCGGACATCCCGCAACCCTTGCAGCAGACGGCCATCACGAAGGAGAGCAGAAATTGGACGTGGGTAAACTGATTATCGGCCACGTAACCGATGCCAACGAATTTCATGTTGCCGGCAAGTTTGCCATCCCCCTGCCCTGCATCGTCTATAACAAACATCAGGGTTTTGAAATTTTCATGTCTAATGTGTTCCACCACGGACACAATTCCTATAACGGCTATGTTTTAGACCACGGTGTGCTGAAATATGTGGACGACCCGAATTTTCCCAAAACCGGATCGAATGAGATTAATGCCATCCACGATGGCAAAGTGAGTTATCGCGGGGTAGAATTTACCGCAAGCCGCGCTTCATTTTATGATTTTTCCATCACCAAAGTGGTATTTACCATGATGTTGGCCGTGGGTTTGATGCTTTGGTTGTTTATCGGCATTGCCCGTTCCTACAAAACCAATATGGTTCCCAAAGGGCTTCAGTCCTTTTTTGAGCCGATTATCATATTCATCAGAGATGAAGTCGCCAAACCAAACCTGGGACATAAATACGAAAAATACATGCCCTACCTGCTGACCGTATTCTTTTTTATCTGGATCAGCAATATGATAGGGTTAATTCCATTTTTTCCGGGCAGCGGCAATGTGATGGGCAATATTGCGGTTACAGCCACTCTGGCCTTGTTTACCTTTATTCTGACCAATACTGCCGGAAACAAACATTACTGGGGTCATATTTTCAACCCTCCCGGAACTCCGTTTCCAATTAACCTGATTATCATACTCATCGAATTTTTGTCGGTGTTTATCAAGCCATTCGCCTTGATGATACGTTTGTTTGCCAATATTACGGCAGGGCATATCATCATTCTCAGTTTGGTGAGCATCATTTTTATATTCGCCGAATTTGCCGGAAATGCAGCAGGATTTGGAGTGAGCATATTTGCAAGTCTGTTCATTTTGTTTATGAACGCTTTGGAGTTGTTGGTAGCCGCATTACAGGCCTATATTTTTACGATGTTGTCGGCTGTTTTTATCGGACAAGCGATTGAAGAGCCACATCACCATTAA
- the atpH gene encoding ATP synthase F1 subunit delta produces MSATRLASRYAKSLLDLALENNKLEQVYDDVLEFDKALHSRDLLLMLKSPIIKSDKKLAIIKEIFKDHFEPITSGFINLVITKHREFYLPEVISSFKELYKELKQIATANLVTAVPVNEQLLEQVREIVLSHSGKKWVEITTSIDPSILGGFVLTFDDKQYDCSIANKMFDFKKEFKENKYIRQF; encoded by the coding sequence ATGTCTGCTACACGATTAGCATCCCGATACGCAAAATCTTTGTTAGACCTTGCTCTTGAAAACAACAAATTAGAGCAGGTTTACGATGATGTGCTTGAGTTTGACAAAGCCCTTCATAGCCGCGACTTGCTTTTGATGCTGAAAAGCCCCATTATTAAATCGGATAAAAAGCTGGCCATCATCAAAGAAATCTTTAAAGACCATTTTGAGCCCATTACTTCGGGTTTTATCAACCTCGTTATCACCAAACACCGCGAGTTTTACCTGCCCGAAGTCATTTCCTCGTTCAAAGAACTGTACAAAGAGCTGAAACAAATCGCAACCGCCAATTTAGTAACGGCAGTTCCGGTGAATGAACAGCTTTTGGAACAGGTCAGAGAAATTGTACTCAGCCATTCGGGTAAAAAATGGGTCGAAATTACCACAAGCATAGACCCTTCCATTTTAGGAGGATTTGTGCTGACTTTTGACGACAAACAATACGATTGCAGCATCGCCAATAAGATGTTCGATTTCAAAAAAGAATTCAAGGAAAACAAATACATCCGTCAGTTCTAA
- the atpF gene encoding F0F1 ATP synthase subunit B: MLILLSSALMTPDLGLIFWTTILFLALWYFLGKFAWKPLIGALKEREGSIENSLKQAEKTRQEMAELKSTHEQLLIEAKEERAQIIKEAKEIKDSIIAEAKEKAKAEAKKVVEDAALEIHNQKMAAITEVKNLIGNSAIELATKVLRRELNDPKAQENFVVQELNNIKLN, from the coding sequence ATGCTTATACTCCTTTCATCAGCTTTAATGACTCCCGATCTCGGGCTGATCTTCTGGACAACGATTCTGTTTTTAGCATTGTGGTATTTTTTGGGCAAATTTGCCTGGAAACCCCTCATCGGCGCACTAAAAGAGCGCGAAGGCAGCATTGAGAACTCTCTGAAACAAGCCGAAAAAACCCGTCAGGAAATGGCCGAACTCAAATCTACTCACGAGCAATTGCTCATTGAGGCAAAAGAAGAGCGCGCCCAAATTATTAAAGAAGCCAAAGAAATTAAAGACTCCATCATTGCCGAAGCCAAAGAAAAGGCCAAAGCCGAGGCAAAAAAAGTGGTGGAAGATGCCGCTTTGGAAATTCATAACCAAAAAATGGCAGCCATTACCGAGGTTAAAAACCTGATTGGCAACTCGGCCATTGAACTGGCTACCAAAGTGCTTCGCAGAGAATTGAACGACCCAAAGGCACAGGAAAACTTTGTTGTACAGGAATTAAATAACATCAAACTCAATTAA